The proteins below come from a single Campylobacter sp. CCUG 57310 genomic window:
- a CDS encoding DUF2130 domain-containing protein, with product MKDSVKCPNCGFDVDVNSAFKSQVEQEFNQKLAAEKKNFEKEVEAKREQYKTHLEQLNAKQKELEAKQAEFDARVAEALKLRQSELEAQIKIKFENENLAAVNALKAELEAKSKQVSELNLKTVEIEKLKREKDELEASIKAKSELEFSAKLQAEKERLQKEISSANELKFRQKDEQMEALKKQLSEAQRRIEQGSQQLQGEVQELAIEEWLRAKFPLDTIEEVKKGANGADCMQIVNTREVQNCGKIYYESKRTKNFSNEWIEKFRSDMRSSGADVGVLVSEARPKDMERLGLVDGVWVCSYEEFKALSFVLRNSVIELNFAKSSVQNKTGKIELLYSYLTSNEFKMRIEAIVEGFTSMQEDLIKEQNAMKRIWKSREKQIEKVRDNAIEMFGSIKGIAGNSIGEIKTLELGFDESVAQSELENE from the coding sequence ATGAAAGATAGCGTAAAATGCCCAAACTGCGGGTTTGATGTAGATGTAAATTCGGCTTTTAAAAGCCAAGTCGAACAGGAATTTAACCAAAAATTAGCCGCCGAAAAAAAGAATTTTGAAAAAGAGGTTGAGGCTAAAAGAGAGCAGTATAAGACGCATTTAGAGCAGCTAAACGCAAAGCAAAAGGAGCTTGAAGCTAAGCAGGCGGAATTTGACGCTAGAGTAGCTGAGGCTTTAAAGCTTAGGCAAAGTGAGCTTGAAGCACAGATAAAGATAAAATTTGAAAATGAAAATTTAGCCGCTGTAAATGCGCTAAAAGCCGAGCTTGAAGCCAAGTCGAAGCAGGTTAGCGAGCTAAATTTAAAAACCGTGGAAATAGAAAAACTCAAACGCGAAAAAGATGAGCTTGAAGCAAGTATCAAGGCTAAAAGCGAGCTTGAATTTTCGGCTAAGTTGCAAGCCGAAAAGGAGCGCTTGCAAAAGGAAATTTCATCTGCCAATGAGCTTAAATTTCGCCAAAAAGATGAGCAGATGGAAGCGCTTAAAAAGCAGCTGAGCGAAGCTCAAAGACGCATAGAGCAGGGTAGCCAGCAGCTTCAAGGTGAGGTGCAGGAGCTTGCGATCGAGGAGTGGTTGAGGGCGAAATTCCCGCTTGATACTATCGAGGAGGTTAAAAAGGGCGCAAACGGCGCTGACTGCATGCAGATAGTAAATACTAGAGAGGTGCAAAACTGCGGTAAAATTTACTATGAAAGCAAGCGAACCAAGAACTTTTCAAATGAGTGGATAGAGAAATTTAGATCCGATATGCGCTCAAGCGGTGCTGACGTGGGAGTGCTTGTGAGCGAAGCCCGCCCAAAAGATATGGAGCGGCTGGGGCTGGTTGATGGAGTGTGGGTGTGTTCGTATGAGGAGTTTAAGGCGCTTAGCTTCGTGCTTAGAAATTCGGTGATTGAGCTAAATTTCGCTAAAAGCTCCGTGCAAAATAAAACAGGCAAAATCGAGCTTCTTTACTCTTATCTAACGAGCAATGAGTTTAAAATGCGAATTGAGGCTATCGTAGAGGGCTTTACTTCTATGCAAGAAGACTTGATAAAAGAGCAAAATGCGATGAAGCGAATTTGGAAAAGCCGCGAAAAACAGATAGAAAAGGTTCGTGATAATGCAATAGAGATGTTTGGCTCGATCAAAGGTATCGCAGGAAATTCTATCGGCGAGATAAAGACGCTTGAGCTTGGATTTGATGAGAGCGTTGCTCAAAGCGAGCTGGAAAACGAGTGA
- a CDS encoding carboxylesterase, whose amino-acid sequence MKNAVIYIHGKGGNVREADYYKKFFSDEHDVIGFDYKAEFPWEAKMEFPKFYEFIAPQYREIFLIANSIGAYYSMLSLKDKSIKEAMLISPIVDMEKLILNMMIWENVSEEKLYKEKTITTSFGETLSWKYLSYVRDNPIAWNVPTSILYAENDNMTSLETMTNFANKISANLTVMKNGEHWFHTEQQMIFLDNWFKKFI is encoded by the coding sequence ATGAAAAATGCTGTCATATACATACACGGTAAAGGTGGAAACGTCCGAGAGGCTGACTACTACAAAAAATTTTTCAGCGATGAACATGACGTTATAGGTTTTGATTACAAGGCAGAATTTCCTTGGGAAGCTAAGATGGAATTTCCGAAATTCTATGAATTTATAGCACCTCAATATCGTGAAATTTTCTTAATAGCAAATAGTATAGGTGCTTATTATTCCATGTTGTCATTGAAGGATAAATCTATCAAAGAAGCTATGCTTATTTCGCCGATCGTAGATATGGAAAAATTAATTTTAAATATGATGATATGGGAAAACGTATCAGAAGAGAAGCTGTATAAAGAAAAAACAATTACAACATCCTTTGGAGAAACGTTATCCTGGAAATATCTTTCTTATGTTAGAGATAATCCGATCGCTTGGAATGTACCGACTAGCATTCTTTATGCCGAGAATGATAATATGACTTCTTTGGAAACAATGACAAATTTTGCAAATAAGATAAGTGCAAATTTGACGGTTATGAAAAACGGAGAGCATTGGTTTCATACAGAACAACAAATGATTTTTCTAGATAATTGGTTTAAGAAATTTATATAA
- a CDS encoding SseB family protein — protein MNTNLTKAMQFFLDNPGKENENNLIQELKKAQFMAPVIINQALAKPDGKAFYEEEGSNIKFILLEDEESDLSYFPAFTSKEEMMRWRNDSEQEILNLELKNYLAMLEASKEKYTGIVIDAFSYNLILNFKTIKQICEI, from the coding sequence ATGAATACAAATTTAACTAAAGCGATGCAATTTTTTTTAGATAATCCAGGCAAAGAAAATGAAAATAACCTTATACAAGAGCTTAAAAAAGCCCAGTTTATGGCTCCTGTTATTATCAATCAAGCCCTAGCGAAGCCTGACGGAAAGGCATTTTATGAAGAAGAAGGCTCAAATATCAAATTTATTCTTCTTGAAGACGAAGAGAGCGATCTTAGCTATTTTCCCGCTTTTACAAGCAAAGAAGAGATGATGAGGTGGAGAAACGATAGCGAACAAGAAATTTTAAATTTAGAGCTTAAAAACTATCTTGCTATGCTAGAAGCATCAAAAGAAAAATACACTGGCATAGTTATAGACGCATTTTCGTATAATCTAATCTTAAATTTCAAGACAATTAAGCAAATTTGTGAAATTTAA